In a single window of the Ruminococcus albus 7 = DSM 20455 genome:
- a CDS encoding NPXTG-anchored protein: protein MKKKLVSLLCCTMMLCSAAVPVWADENTENAGEKAVTGQNINPDTGAATLATVSIALAGCVAVVFKKRK, encoded by the coding sequence ATGAAGAAAAAGCTCGTTTCATTACTATGCTGCACGATGATGCTGTGTTCTGCAGCTGTGCCTGTATGGGCTGATGAGAATACCGAAAACGCAGGTGAAAAAGCTGTCACCGGTCAGAATATAAATCCTGATACAGGTGCTGCAACACTTGCTACAGTCAGTATTGCGCTGGCAGGCTGCGTTGCAGTGGTATTCAAGAAACGGAAGTAA
- a CDS encoding phosphoglycerate kinase, protein MAGLNKVTVEDIDVKGKKVLVRVDFNVPLKDGVITNDNRITAALPTINKLVENGAKVVLCSHLGKPKNGPEAKFSLKPAADRLAELVSTKVTFAADDTVVGDNAKAAVAAMKDGEIVVLENTRFRGNDETKNGEEFAKELAELVDGQVFVMDAFGSAHRAHASTAGVTKFVKETAVGYLMQKEINYLGNAVETPVRPFVAILGGAKVADKLNVISNLLEKCDTLIIGGGMAYTFLKAQGKEVGKSLVDDTKLDYCKEMIAKAEKNGKKLLLPIDTTVVSNFPDPIDAEVEVEIVDSDKIPADKEGLDIGTKTQALFAEAVKSAKTVVWNGPMGVFENPTLAAGTIAVAKALAETDATTIIGGGDSAAAVIQLGFADKMSHISTGGGASLEYLEGKVLPGIDVIADK, encoded by the coding sequence ATGGCAGGTTTAAACAAAGTCACTGTAGAAGACATTGATGTTAAGGGCAAAAAGGTCCTTGTAAGAGTTGATTTCAACGTTCCGCTGAAGGACGGCGTTATCACTAATGATAACCGTATCACAGCTGCTCTCCCCACTATCAACAAGCTGGTTGAGAACGGCGCAAAGGTAGTTCTTTGCTCACATCTGGGCAAGCCCAAGAACGGTCCTGAGGCTAAGTTCAGCCTGAAGCCCGCTGCTGACAGACTTGCAGAGCTGGTAAGCACTAAGGTAACTTTCGCAGCTGACGATACTGTTGTAGGCGACAATGCCAAGGCAGCAGTTGCAGCTATGAAGGACGGCGAGATCGTTGTTCTGGAGAACACAAGATTCAGAGGCAACGACGAGACCAAGAACGGCGAGGAGTTCGCTAAGGAACTGGCTGAGCTGGTTGACGGTCAGGTATTCGTAATGGACGCTTTCGGTTCTGCTCACAGAGCTCACGCTTCTACAGCAGGCGTTACCAAGTTCGTAAAGGAGACCGCAGTTGGTTACCTGATGCAGAAGGAGATCAACTATCTCGGTAATGCAGTTGAGACCCCTGTTCGTCCTTTCGTTGCTATCCTCGGCGGTGCTAAGGTTGCTGATAAGCTGAACGTTATCTCTAACCTGCTCGAGAAGTGCGATACCCTCATCATCGGCGGCGGTATGGCTTACACCTTCCTGAAGGCTCAGGGCAAGGAAGTTGGTAAGTCCCTGGTTGACGATACCAAGCTTGATTACTGCAAGGAAATGATCGCTAAGGCTGAGAAGAACGGCAAGAAGCTGCTTCTGCCTATCGATACAACAGTTGTTTCCAACTTCCCTGATCCTATCGACGCTGAGGTTGAAGTTGAGATCGTTGATTCCGACAAGATCCCTGCAGACAAGGAAGGTCTGGATATCGGCACCAAGACTCAGGCTCTGTTCGCTGAGGCTGTTAAGTCCGCTAAGACCGTTGTTTGGAACGGACCTATGGGCGTTTTCGAGAACCCCACTCTGGCAGCAGGTACTATAGCTGTTGCTAAGGCACTGGCTGAGACCGATGCTACTACTATCATCGGCGGCGGCGACTCTGCAGCTGCAGTTATCCAGCTGGGCTTCGCTGACAAGATGAGCCACATCTCCACAGGCGGCGGCGCATCTCTCGAATACCTCGAGGGCAAGGTTCTCCCCGGCATCGACGTTATCGCTGACAAGTAA